In Colletotrichum higginsianum IMI 349063 chromosome 3, whole genome shotgun sequence, a genomic segment contains:
- a CDS encoding Ankyrin repeat protein, translating into MSSESARIVRARRFFEGDKATEILECRNHRVVGSARVNLIRQQTGDSSRCKVKGLSHFNVQEAEWADDDGPGVLATEFHGTLNSLYALDIFSSFFGAAAKTLEKHPFSGLAEVHPNNAATGKEAWKSFFLRHDQFSKLARRIETIGLGNLDDIYLSMIPSLSVVNKLPEGTAIVKLASQQAEQYEINLPHASAIVELARQPTRQADEHHLWTEAGGVYLWLLSIAKSYSTLNDFSIQTAAVVLEFLRQVSMALDMTNMAPPSSDMGDEAVRSLEELKKELQDEFFSWPKAHPTVAALLRLYEIQRREWECGIQLDEDQKSCEYPISFHLTELHQAAWNDSLDDASAYSAFRVDLAGNINAKDIFGWTPLQYASEHRHKVIGDFLAYGANPSPQDLFGWTPLHYACKSRPAHGDDCDNDSNNDGGDDGNSDGDADGNSDGDEDNNYESEDDEDDECDEDVDKVEDNDGNSNNNVDNENVRSSRNENEEDQDEDADNKVDSSNNDNIIDVYEIICTLIRKKADTTAQGRDGVAPIHCSAIGGSLKILKLLEESGANVNVLDASQRTPLLWAAFRGNQAVVEYLWEKSDTELRDSDGRTALHLAVLSGHIQTATWLVDRGEKREVQSVGIYSGKATSTIDEVDITKRQGVGIYGGKASSSTDGKEVEKRQSFGI; encoded by the exons ATGAGCAGCGAGTCTGCCAGAATCGTCAGGGCACGTCGCTTTTTCGAGGGTGACAAAGCGACTGAAATACTGGAGTGCAGAAACCACAGAGTGGTGGGGTCTGCTAGAGTCAACCTAATCCGCCAACAGACTGGCGACAGTTCTCGATGCAAGGTAAAAGGACTATCACATTTCAATGTTCAAGAAGCCGAATgggcggacgacgacggcccggGTGTTTTGGCCACCGAGTTTCACGGGACATTGAATTCGTTGTATGCCCTGGACATTTTCTCGAGCTTTTTTGGGGCAGCTGCGAAGACTCTGGAAAAACATCCATTCTCCGGCCTCGCAGAGGTGCATCCCAACAACGCAGCAACAGGCAAAGAAGCCTGGAAATCGTTCTTTCTTCGTCACGATCAATTTTCAAAGTTGGCCAGGCGGATTGAAACTATCGGGCTCGGCAACCTGGACGACATCTATTTGAGCATGATCCCCTCTCTTAGTGTGGTGAACAAGCTCCCTGAAGGAACTGCCATTGTGAAGCTGGCAAGCCAACAGGCCGAACAGTATGAGATCAATCTTCCGCATGCGTCTGCTATTGTGGAGCTGGCAAGGCAGCCCACCAGACAAGCCGATGAGCATCACCTTTGGACAGAAGCCGGTGGGGTATATCTCTGGCTGCTTTCTATTGCTAAATCATATTCAACACTGAATGACTTCTCAATTCAGACAGCagcggtggtgttggagtTCTTGCGGCAAGTCAGCATGGCCTTGGACATGACAAACATGGCACCACCAAGCAGTGACATGGGAGACGAGGCCGTGAGAAGCCTCGAGGAACTGAAGAAGGAACTGCAGGACGAATTCTTCAGCTGGCCTAAAGCTCATCCCACCGTCGCAGCACTTTTGAGGTTATATGAGATCCAGAGACGTGAGTGGGAATGCGGGATCCAGCTCGATGAAGACCAAAAGAGCTGCGAGTATCCTATAAGTTTCCATCTCACCGAATTACACCAAGCAGCTTGGAACGATAGCCTAGATGACGCCTCTGCATATTCAGCATTTAGAGTCGACCTAGCTGGGAATATCAACGCGAAGGACATCTTCGGTTGGACGCCTCTGCAGTATGCATCAGAGCATCGCCACAAGGTTATAGGAGACTTTTTGGCTTATGGAGCAAACCCTAGTCCCCAAGACTTATTTGGATGGACGCCACTACATTACGCTTGTAAATCTAGACCAGCGCATGGTGACGACTGCGACAACGATAGCaacaacgacggcggcgacgatggcaacagcgacggcgacgccgatggcaacagcgacggcgacgaggacaacaACTACGAGTCCgaagatgatgaagatgacgaaTGTGACGAAGACGTTGACAAAGTCGAAGACAATGATGGCAATAGCAACAACAACGTCGACAATGAAAACGTGAGAAGTAGCCGCAATGAGAACGAAGAAGATcaagacgaggacgccgacaaCAAGGTGGACTCCAGCAATAACGACAATATTATCGACGTATACGAAATTATATGTACTCTTATAAGGAAAAAGGCAGACACTACTGCTCAAGGCAGAGACGGAGTCGCGCCAATACACTGTTCTGCGATTGGGGGGTCTTTGAAAATATTGAAGCTATTAGAGGAGTCTGGCGCTAACGTCAACGTTCTTGACGCGTCGCAGAGAACACCGCTCCTCTGGGCAGCGTTTCGCGGGAACCAGGCTGTTGTCGAGTATCTGTGGGAAAAGTCAGACACAGAGCTGCGAGACAGTGACGGCAGAACGGCGTTGCATCTGGCAGTGCTTTCAGGCCATATCCAGACAGCCACGTGGCTTGTTGATAGAGGA GAGAAGCGCGAAGTCCAAAGTGTGGGCATCTACAGTGGCAAGGCTACATCGACCATAGACGAGGTTGATATCACTAAACGCCAGGGTGTCGGCATCTACGGAGGAAaggcctcctcttccaccgATGGCAAAGAGGTCGAGAAACGCCAGAGCTTTGGCATCTAA